Proteins from a single region of Parambassis ranga chromosome 16, fParRan2.1, whole genome shotgun sequence:
- the znf526 gene encoding zinc finger protein 574, whose product MASQQQEEAEGVYVEHQYMCSECRELFNTLEDVLIHQQIHTGQEGDGEVGDALSIHGVPEMGQSQQYQCLECGSVLVNAEELLQHQEMHMREAGMEVEQQELCEVLETEEARSEAQVSEPVHYQCLDCLALFDSPETWLDHRRTHSRSSTHSNAETIEYVLQSDGTITPLNNIQKYVLSEQQAGEILAQVLAQQQQQQQKKCQSFSSPSRSALLPPVTPTPGSATMHLQILTAQALADSSTIPGQRRSKLPPLLPAVSRSSLEKLGVLENGVQRLELRLAPSSHNNNQQQPPTEVVVIHPYECSECSLLFHTPEDFLQHQGEHFLGQDKESGEPGVMSGLEEVRGREETTEKVEEIRVRVAEKKASVWAKPQQCELCNRTFTSVNRLAAHKRVHEQGTHECPECGKVFKKATSLQTHMRTHSGVARYLCVDCGNGFTTEMTLIMHRKSHTEDPLHKCQFCHKTFTNMTKYLYHRRLHLNRNTCGTASPVSMVSASRRASFSALAIIQRAREKKNDEAKMDLMAPLTEEEMETLEDPKENAQSIMEVRDGEDSNMEVSQPGEGNTDDPQQLEDASGSASNSCPSNASDVTAVTPWPADSAKAASAASLDKGSFSCRSCPKTFPSQLQLLHHRRKSHAPERSFMCGICGKSFKKQIHVRNHIRTHTGERPFQCSDCGKTFSSLANLMRHNLIHSGVRPYRCDVCHRSFSQSSNLRQHSLLHSNTATLSCPDCPATFRGPTRLAAHRFTQHPGAPAPFPCSHCEAGFLTRRQRDSHCLEQHPMLVPPGTGLEVGKDQNQADQGKDLSSEPSTSTTTEADIGESSNLMRGGLDCNICGKKLNSPANLRLHRLSHFALGPGRPRCAQGKRPKAHQCPLCGKLFVSSSGVALHQRVHTGERPFPCQVCGKRFRQNTHLREHLCTHSGERPFRCEVCGKGFIQSMHLAEHRRTHTGERPHVCPVCGKAFKTFSNLRNHKKTHVRQQRLDEEAAAHTYMETSSAVAVMDASAVDLANGQPQLIQIQASDLQQTQSTPTIMCNEFGETIAIIETSEGGALPLEQALEIYHTALENSLAMDTVTVDGLQLL is encoded by the exons ATGGCCagtcagcagcaggaggaggctgaggGCGTGTATGTGGAGCATCAGTACATGTGCAGTGAATGTCGTGAGCTCTTTAACACGCTGGAGGATGTGCTCATCCATCAGCAGATCCACACCGGCCAGGAAGGGGACGGTGAAGTTGGGGATGCACTGAGCATCCACGGTGTCCCAGAGATGGGGCAGAGCCAACAGTACCAATGTCTGGAGTGTGGAAGCGTTCTAGTGAATGCagaagagctgctgcagcatcaggAGATGCATATGAGAGAGGCTGGGATGGAGGTGGAGCAACAAG AGCTGTGTGAAGTTCTGGAGACGGAGGAAGCCAGATCAGAAGCTCAGGTGTCCGAACCCGTCCATTACCAGTGTCTTGACTGTCTGGCTCTGTTTGACTCACCTGAGACCTGGCTGGATCACCGCCGGACACATAGcaggagcagcacacacagtaatgCAGAAACTATA GAATATGTGCTGCAGTCCGATGGCACCATCACTCCACTGAATAATATACAGAAATACGTGCTGAGTGAGCAGCAGGCTGGGGAGATCTTGGCACAG GTACttgcccagcagcagcagcagcaacagaagaAATGTCAGTCTTTTTCTTCACCCTCCCGTTCTGCCCTGCTGCCTCCTGTGACGCCGACCCCAGGCTCAGCCACAATGCACCTGCAGATACTTACAGCTCAAGCTTTGGCAGACAGCTCCACCATTCCTGGTCAGCGTCGCTCCAAGCTGCCACCTCTGTTGCCTGCTGTGAGCCGAAGCTCTTTGGAAAAGCTGGGTGTTCTGGAGAACGGTGTCCAGAGGCTGGAGTTAAGACTGGCACCCAGCTCCCATAATAACAACCAGCAGCAACCGCCCACAGAGGTAGTGGTCATTCACCCCTACGAATGCTCAGAATGCTCCCTTCTCTTCCACACTCCAGAGGACTTCCTCCAGCATCAAGGGGAGCACTTCCTGGGCCAGGACAAAGAGAGTGGAGAGCCCGGGGTGATGAGTGGCTTGGAGGAGGtgcgagggagggaggagaccacagagaaggtggaggaaatAAGGGTTAGAGTGGCAGAGAAGAAAGCAAGTGTGTGGGCCAAACCCCAACAGTGTGAGCTCTGCAATCGAACCTTTACCTCAGTCAACCGGCTGGCTGCTCACAAACGTGTGCATGAACAGGGCACGCACGAGTGTCCAGAGTGCGGCAAGGTGTTTAAGAAGGCAACATCACTACAGACGCACATGCGCACACACTCGGGTGTGGCCCGGTATCTGTGTGTGGACTGTGGTAATGGCTTTACTACCGAGATGACTCTCATCATGCACAG GAAGTCTCACACTGAAGACCCTCTTCACAAGTGTCAGTTCTGCCACAAAACTTTCACCAACATGACCAAGTACCTCTACCACCGTCGACTGCACCTTAACCGCAATACATGTGGCACAGCCTCCCCTGTCTCCATG GTCTCAGCTTCAAGAAGagcatctttctctgctcttgcCATCATACAGAGAGCACGAGAGAAGAAGAATGATGAGGCTAAAATGGACCTGATGGCTCCTctcacagaggaagagatggaaaCACTGGAGGATCCAAAGGAGAATGCTCAGAGCATCATGGAAGTAAGGGACGGGGAGGACAGCAACATGGAGGTGTCACAGCCAGGTGAAGGCAACACTGATGACCCCCAGCAGCTGGAAGATGCTTCTGGCTCAGCTTCAAACTCTTGTCCTTCTAATgccagtgatgtcacagcagtcACGCCTTGGCCCGCTGACTCAGCAAAAGCTGCATCAGCGGCATCATTAGACAAAGGGTCCTTTTCTTGCCGTTCATGCCCTAAAACATTTCCATCCCAGCTGCAGCTACTGCACCATCGACGCAAGTCCCATGCCCCAGAGCGCAGCTTCATGTGTGGCATCTGTGGAAAGTCTTTTAAGAAGCAGATCCATGTGCGGAACCATATTCGTACACACACCGGTGAAAGGCCCTTccagtgttcagactgtggCAAAACCTTCTCATCTCTAGCCAATCTGATGCGGCACAACCTCATCCATTCTGGTGTGCGTCCGTACCGCTGTGATGTCTGCCATCGGTCCTTCTCCCAATCGTCCAACCTTCGCCAGCACAGCCTGCTACATTCTAACACTGCTACGCTGAGCTGCCCCGACTGCCCCGCCACATTTCGTGGGCCCACCAGGCTGGCAGCACATCGCTTCACCCAACATCCAGGAGCTCCAGCCCCCTTTCCCTGTTCTCACTGTGAGGCTGGCTTTCTGACCCGAAGGCAACGAGACAGCCACTGTCTGGAGCAGCACCCGATGTTAGTGCCACCTGGTACAGGGTTAGAGGTGGGCAAAGACCAAAACCAAGCAGATCAGGGCAAAGATCTGTCCTCAGAGCCTTCTACTTCAACTACAACAGAGGCAGACATTGGAGAGTCGAGTAATCTGATGCGGGGGGGCCTGGATTGTAACATTTGTGGAAAGAAGCTTAATTCTCCTGCCAATCTGCGGCTTCACAGACTGAGTCACTTTGCTCTGGGCCCTGGCCGGCCTCGGTGTGCCCAAGGGAAGCGGCCTAAAGCACACCAGTGTCCTCTCTGTGGGAAACTGTTTGTATCATCGTCTGGAGTTGCGCTTCACCAGCGTGTCCACACAGGTGAGCGACCATTCCCCTGCCAAGTGTGTGGAAAGCGTTTCCGTCAGAACACACACCTGCGAGAGCATCTGTGCACACACTCAGGTGAGCGGCCTTTTCGCTGTGAGGTGTGTGGGAAGGGTTTCATCCAGAGTATGCACCTGGCTGAACACCGTCGAACGCACACAGGCGAGCGGCCgcatgtgtgtcctgtgtgtggcAAAGCCTTCAAGACCTTCTCCAACTTGAGGAACCATAAGAAGACCCACGTGAGGCAGCAGAGACTGGATGAAGAGGCCGCTGCCCACACATACATGGAGACCAGCTCTGCTGTAGCAGTGATGGACGCCTCGGCAGTGGATCTTGCTAACGGACAGCCACAGCTCATTCAGATCCAAGCCTCAGATTTACAGCAG ACGCAGAGCACCCCCACCATCATGTGTAATGAGTTCGGTGAGACCATCGCTATTATCGAGACCAGTGAAGGAGGAGCGCTGCCTCTGGAGCAGGCCCTGGAGATATATCACACTGCTCTGGAGAACAGCCTCGCCATGGATACAGTCACTGTGGATGGACTGCAGCTTCTTTGA